CGGATGCAGTGACAATAGCATTAACGGTGAGGATGACTTTGTCCTTCGGTTTCGTGTCTGCGGCCATCAAAGGAACTGCAGAGAGAATAAGGATTAAGATGGCAAATATTCTGTTATTCACATTACGCCTCCTGAAAATTCTGTATTAGCCGTATGAGATCAATGTCTTCTTTAATCTTCTGCTCCCATTCTGATGCCCCATACCCCACACCGTTCTAAACTTATTTTTGTTGACTTTTCTAGGACGGTATTCGTCGATAACTGGTCGTTGCCTTAGTAGATGGTGACTAAGATAATTAATTGTTCACAAAATATCGATGATAGATGATATGTTACGCTATAAATGACCCCATGTCAATCAAGGAGAAGCGCGGATGTCGTCCGAATAGTTTGTGAAGAACTTATGAGGCGCTGAGAAGCCTTGTGCAAAGCAAAATTTGCCTAAATTGCCGATACTCACCACACAAGAGGACTAAAAGGCGGCTGTTATATGTGCCTAGTAAGTTGTGACGATAGAAGCTCATTGCAATCTCAAACGCGGGAACTTAGTTGATTCGTACGGTGAATTGCTTGGGTGATGAATACCGTGAAATTTATGCCGTGATCTTTTTGGCAATGACTTCCATACAGGCTCGATAACGTTCACTGATGCCATAACGAACAGGTTCAAAACCAAACTGACGTAATAATGTATACAGTCTACTGCGAGTGAAGTTGTGATAGTGTTCAATCTCATTCCAGTATGGATTCACGTTATTTAGGTCAAGAGCTTTCCAGAGAACACTTTCCATATTGGGCAGTGAAACAAACAAAACCCCATTATCAGACAATAAGCCATGAGCCGCTTGCAGTGCGTTTTGCGGGTAAGGTATATGTTCCAACACGTCCGCCATGCTGATGACTGCACACTTAAAATCAAGAGATATTTTACATATATCTTCACAGTGAGCTTCGACACCAATAGAGCGCATGGTATTCACTGTGTCCATACGCAAATCAAGACCGATGGGGGTAAAGCCGTATTCATGAGCAGTAAAAAGCAAAGAACCATTACCAAAACCCACATCCAACCAATACCCCGTGCTAATGTATGGTAAAATTTTTTCTATCATTCGGGATGAAACAATTCTCTGCCCTTCAATATCAAAGCCTACCTGTTGGTTCTCGATAGTTTTGCTATAAATTAATTGACAGACTTCATCCGTGTAATAACCTTCTGTGAAAATATGGCTACAGCTAACGCACTGTTTCCACTTTATGTGAGGGCTCAATTCGCTGTAATACGTTAGATATTTTGTGCTGTCACCCGTAACGGAATCAATCAAGTTTGAGCAATCACATAAAGGGCATTTACCAAATAAAATACGTTCTTCCACTTAATATCCTTCCAAATTAAAAATGTTGTAGCCCTAAACACTCACTTTATAGGCATTATCACTAAAAAGTCGGCAGAAGCATCCGTCCAATTATGAGCAAAAGCAGTTTATCCCACTTCCGAAGATGAGCAGATTATCTGGCTCAGAAATTATACCGCCAAGATTCCATTTCATGTCGCTGATTGCGATATCAGTGAAACAGAAGTCACAAATACTCAGGCTGACATTCTGGCTGTTGCAATATTGGCATACTATCGTCCAAAGAGATGCACTCCAGGACAGCAATTCGAATGCAGGGATTTGTTCACTTGGTTTGGTTGTGAGGATAGAAGCTCCTTGCTGTCTCAAACATGGCGTAGATGTTCTCGGGTGGGGTGCCAGCTTGGATAGCATGAGAAGGACCTAAGATGTAGCCGCCATCTTTGCCGAGAGTTGTAATGAGGTGTTTAACTTCTTCTTGAACTTGTTCAGGCGTCCCGAAAGGCAGGGTTGATTGAACGCTGACCCCGCCCTGAAAACATAACCGTTCTCCATGAGTTGCTTTTATCTCGACAGCATCCATCTTAGCAGCATC
This genomic window from bacterium contains:
- a CDS encoding class I SAM-dependent methyltransferase encodes the protein MEERILFGKCPLCDCSNLIDSVTGDSTKYLTYYSELSPHIKWKQCVSCSHIFTEGYYTDEVCQLIYSKTIENQQVGFDIEGQRIVSSRMIEKILPYISTGYWLDVGFGNGSLLFTAHEYGFTPIGLDLRMDTVNTMRSIGVEAHCEDICKISLDFKCAVISMADVLEHIPYPQNALQAAHGLLSDNGVLFVSLPNMESVLWKALDLNNVNPYWNEIEHYHNFTRSRLYTLLRQFGFEPVRYGISERYRACMEVIAKKITA